In one window of Mercurialis annua linkage group LG4, ddMerAnnu1.2, whole genome shotgun sequence DNA:
- the LOC126677426 gene encoding heterogeneous nuclear ribonucleoprotein Q, which yields MPRTKGSVDGADKQDEPEKPLESDEGVDLDGDNEQEESMEEEVEYEEVEEEEEVEEIEEEIEEEVEEEEEVEEDPSETDARKDSDSEEDEDDENKHAELLALPPHGSEVYLGGIPLDSNEEDLKRFCESIGEVTEVRIMKGKTMGDSKGYAFVTFRSKELASKAIEELNNSDFKGRKVRCSTSQANHRLFIGNVPRDWDEEDMRKVIKKIGPGVISVELLKDPQNSSRNRGFAFIEYYNHACADYSRKEMSNPEFKLDDNAPTVSWADPKNAGSSAASQVKALYVKNLPSDITQDSLRQLFEHHGKVTKVVIPPAKAGHEKSRFAFVHFAERSSAMKALKNTEKYEIDGRALECSLAKPQADQKSYGGQDFQNSVLQPTFPPRLGYGLAGGAYGALNAGYGAAGLAQPMIYGRGPSPAGMAMMPMLLPDGRIGYVLQQPGMQPQISPLSQPRPGRGGGSSTSGGRRSNESSRGRGRGRGQSRYNPY from the exons ATGCCAAGAACAAAGGGGAGTGTTGATGGTGCTGATAAACAAGATGAACCTGAAAAGCCTCTAGAATCCGATGAAGGTGTTGACCTTGATGGAGACAATGAACAAGAGGAGTCAATGGAGGAAGAGGTTGAGTATGAAGAAGTAGAGGAAGAGGAGGAAGTAGAGGAAATAGAGGAAGAGATAGAAGAGGAGgtcgaagaagaggaagaagttGAGGAGGATCCTAGTGAGACCGATGCACGAAAAGATTCAGACAGTGAAGaggatgaagatgatgaaaacAAACATGCTGAGCTTCTTGCACTTCCTCCTCATGGATCAGAGGTGTATCTTGGTGGCATTCCTCTTGATTCCAATGAAGAGGATCTCAAACGGTTTTGTGAATCTATTGGTGAAGTCACAGAA GTGAGGATAATGAAGGGAAAGACAATGGGTGATAGCAAAGGGTATGCTTTTGTGACATTCAGATCAAAGGAGTTAGCTTCCAAGGCCATTGAAGAGCTGAACAATTCTGATTTTAAG GGAAGGAAGGTAAGATGTTCAACATCTCAAGCAAATCACCGATTGTTTATCGGCAATGTCCCAAGAGACTGGGACGAGGAAGATATGAGGAAGGTTATTAAGAAGATTGGACCTGGGGTGATTTCCGTCGAATTGTTGAAG GACCCACAAAACTCCAGCCGGAATCGTGGTTTCGCTTTCATTGAGTATTATAATCATGCTTGTGCAGACTACTCCAGAAAAGAGATGTCAAACCCAGAATTTAAACTTGATGATAATGCTCCAACAGTTAGCTGGGCTGACCCAAAAAATGCAGGATCATCTGCTGCATCACAG GTTAAGGCATTGTATGTCAAGAACCTTCCATCTGATATTACTCAGGATAGCTTAAGGCAGCTGTTTGAGCACCATGGTAAAGTAACAAAAGTGGTTATCCCACCTGCAAAAGCCGGACATGAAAAGAGCAGGTTTGCTTTTGTTCACTTTGCAGAGAGATCAAGTGCCATGAAGGCATTGAAGAACACTGAGAAATATGAAATTGATG GCCGAGCTTTGGAGTGCTCTCTTGCAAAGCCTCAAGCAGATCAAAAGTCTTATGGAGGGCAAGATTTTCAGAATTCTGTATTGCAACCAACCTTCCCACCTCGGCTTGGTTATGGTTTAGCTGGGGGTGCCTATGGTGCTCTAAATGCAGGATATGGTGCTGCTGGCTTAGCACAG CCAATGATATATGGTAGGGGACCATCCCCTGCTGGGATGGCAATGATGCCCATGCTTTTGCCTGATGGAAGGATTGGATACGTCTT GCAACAACCTGGAATGCAACCTCAGATTTCTCCTCTATCACAGCCTCGTCCAGGTAGAGGTGGTGGTAGCAGCACAAGTGGTGGAAGACGAAGCAACGAGAGTAGCCGGGGCCGGGGTCGTGGCCGTGGCCAAAGCCGGTACAATCCATACTAA